The following proteins come from a genomic window of Phycodurus eques isolate BA_2022a chromosome 9, UOR_Pequ_1.1, whole genome shotgun sequence:
- the LOC133407633 gene encoding D(1) dopamine receptor-like, with amino-acid sequence MDVMNFTTVIDSGLSDEASSSRVLTGCFLSLLILTTLLGNTLVCAAVTKFRHLRTKVTNFFVISLAVSDLLVAILVMPWKAVSEIAGFWPFGSFCDTWVAFDIMCSTASILNLCVISLDRYWAISSPFRYERKMTPKVAFVMISAAWTLSVLISFIPVQLNWHKAQTTSFNSLSSPHSTLLRSNVTSENCDSSLNRTYAISTSLISFYIPVAIMVVTYTQIYRIAARQIRRISALERAAESAKNRHDSMGGGSSIAESESSFKMTFKRETKVLKTLSVIMGVFVCCWLPFFVLNCMVPFCEQSSGGEAFPCISPTTFDVFVWFGWANSSLNPIIYAFNADFRKAFSILLGCHKQFPGGHNIETVSLNKK; translated from the coding sequence ATGGATGTCATGAACTTTACAACCGTCATCGACAGCGGCCTTTCGGACGAGGCTTCCTCAAGTCGAGTCCTGACTGGTTGTTTCCTCTCACTGCTCATCCTCACCACATTGCTGGGCAACACGCTGGTGTGCGCGGCCGTCACCAAGTTCCGTCACCTGCGCACGAAAGTCACCAACTTTTTTGTCATCTCGCTGGCAGTGTCGGACCTCTTGGTGGCCATCTTGGTGATGCCTTGGAAGGCGGTGAGCGAGATCGCCGGTTTCTGGCCATTCGGCTCCTTCTGTGACACCTGGGTGGCCTTCGACATCATGTGTTCTACCGCTTCCATTCTCAACTTGTGCGTGATCAGCCTGGACCGCTACTGGGCGATCTCCAGCCCCTTTCGCTACGAGCGTAAAATGACGCCCAAAGTGGCATTTGTGATGATCAGTGCGGCATGGACCCTGTCTGTCCTCATTTCCTTCATTCCAGTGCAGCTCAACTGGCACAAGGCTCAAACGACGTCCTTCAACTCACTCTCTTCTCCACACTCCACCCTTCTGAGATCAAATGTCACGTCGGAGAACTGTGACTCAAGCCTGAATAGGACCTACGCCATCTCAACCTCGCTCATTAGCTTCTACATCCCCGTCGCCATCATGGTGGTCACCTACACCCAAATCTACCGCATCGCAGCAAGGCAAATCAGGAGGATCTCAGCCTTGGAGCGAGCGGCCGAGAGCGCCAAGAACCGACACGACAGCATGGGTGGAGGCTCCAGCATCGCTGAATCGGAAAGCTCCTTCAAGATGACCTTCAAAAGGGAGACCAAGGTGCTGAAGACACTCTCTGTGATCATGGGCGTGTTCGTATGCTGCTGGCTCCCGTTCTTCGTGCTCAACTGCATGGTGCCCTTCTGCGAGCAGTCGAGCGGAGGGGAGGCTTTCCCTTGCATCAGCCCCACCACCTTTGACGTTTTCGTGTGGTTCGGCTGGGCTAATTCCTCCCTCAACCCCATCATCTATGCCTTCAATGCAGATTTTCGCAAGGCCTTCTCCATCCTGCTGGGCTGCCACAAACAATTTCCAGGAGGCCACAACATCGAGACGGTTAGTCTAAACAAAAAATGA